A window of the Odocoileus virginianus isolate 20LAN1187 ecotype Illinois chromosome 20, Ovbor_1.2, whole genome shotgun sequence genome harbors these coding sequences:
- the LOC110148896 gene encoding zinc finger protein 678-like produces the protein MSESQRFENEGRKSHYDQVERSFREGSLLFHQQTFSPYSNICNVNNNERVFIWPPSFNGYHSTDNAEQPSMCNPTSEALSENSIFSYYNSIYDGTRIYPCLEPGNHFDQDSGLMNHQRNQGSENHDERNECRNVFYQSSNLITDRNIHTEENNYKFSECGQVSNQSSQLTQHPSIHAKGEHCKWNKCGKVFPQLSNLNGHRKTHTEGKPNQCTECGKTFRKPSNLTRHLRTHTAEKTYKCTECGKAFTRNSNLNQHRRIHTGEKPYKCQNCGKAFNQSTALTQHQRIHTGEKPYKCQNCGKAFNQSTALTRHQRIHTGEKPYKCKECGKAFSNCSNLNRHQRIHTGEKPYKCTECNKAFNQRSNLIHHQRIHTGKKLYKCTECGKAFNQSSNLNTHRRIHTGEKPYKCKECGKAFSNCSNLNRHQRIHTGEKPYKCTECNKAFNQRSNLIHHQRIHTGKKLYKCTECGKAFNQSSNLNKHRRIHTGEKPYKCKE, from the coding sequence cctATTCCAATATCTGTAATGTCAATAATAATGAGAGAGTCTTTATCTGGCCACCATCATTCAATGGGTATCATAGTACAGATAATGCGGAACAACCTTCCATGTGTAATCCAACGAGTGAGGCCTTAAGCGAGAACTCCATCTTCAGTTATTACAACAGTATTTATGATGGAACCAGAATCTACCCATGCCTTGAACCTGGGAATCACTTTGACCAAGACTCAGGTCTCATGAATCATCAGAGAAATCAAGGTTCAGAGAACCATGATGAAAGGAATGAATGTAGAAATGTCTTTTATCAAAGCTCAAATCTTATTACAGATAGGAATATCCatactgaagaaaataattacaaatttagTGAATGTGGTCAAGTTTCCAACCAGTCATCACAACTTACTCAACATCCGAGTATTCATGCTAAGGGGGAACACTGCAAGTGGAATAAATGTGGGAAAGTCTTTCCTCAATTATCAAATCTAAATGGACACAGGAAAACCCATACTGAAGGGAAACCTAACCAATGCACAGAATGTGGCAAAACCTTTAGGAAGCCCTCAAACCTTACTCGACATCTCAGAACTCATACTGCAGAGAAGACTTACAAATGtacagaatgtggcaaagcctttacTCGGAATTCAAACCTTAATCAACATAGGCGAATCCACACTGGGGAAAAACCATATAAATGTCAGAATTGTGGGAAAGCCTTTAACCAAAGTACGGCACTTACTCAACATCAGCGAATCCATACTGGGGAGAAGCCATATAAATGTCAGAATTGTGGGAAAGCTTTTAACCAAAGTACGGCACTTACTCGACATCAGCGAATCCATACTGGGGAGAAACCATACAAGTGTAAAGAATGTGGCAAAGCTTTTAGCAATTGCTCAAATCTTAATCGAcaccagagaattcatactggggagaagccttataaatgtacagaatgtAACAAAGCCTTTAATCAGCGCTCAAACCTTATCcatcatcagagaattcatactgggaagaaattatacaaatgtacagaatgtggcaaagcctttaatCAGAGTTCAAACCTTAATACACATAGGCGAATCCATACTGGGGAGAAACCATACAAGTGTAAAGAATGTGGCAAAGCTTTTAGCAATTGCTCAAATCTTAATcgacatcagagaattcatactggggagaagccttataaatgtacagaatgtAACAAAGCCTTTAATCAGCGCTCAAACCTTATCcatcatcagagaattcatactgggaagaaattatacaaatgtacagaatgtggcaaagcctttaatCAGAGTTCAAACCTTAATAAACATAGGCGAATTCATACTGGGGAGAAACCATACAAATGTAAAGAATGA